The Rhizoctonia solani chromosome 13, complete sequence nucleotide sequence CGGTTATCTCTTTGACTTTGAACGCTGCCAGAAGCGAAACGAGGACTGTACTTGCCTGTAGGGCAAGTGCAACACCTGAACTAGCTTTTCTGTACCGGAGCCAGTTAGAATACAAACATATTGCTTTCAAAATTCAACTGACAATAGCTTCAATGTTTTTATCGGCTCTTGTTTGATCGAAGCGCGCAGAGCTATATTTTCCACCTGCAATTATGCCAGGAATAGTTGCTCCCAGGAAAGCAAGCTCGAAAAAGACACAAAAGTATCGATAGAACTGTCTTGCAGCTCTCCGGTCTTTGGATGCACCGTTTCGGGGAGAGTGGTATTCACAAGTGTACAGCGAAGGAGTTTGACGGCCTCGCTTGATATCTGTGTAATTCAATCTTAGGCCAGGTGGCTATTCAAAGATAGAGTATAAAACTCACCCCGACGAACCCGAGTGCAACAGTGACTTGCACATAATTCATCAATCCTCCGGAAGAACGTCTTTCGGGATGTGCAGCTTGAACAGCACGTATAATGCACCATGCTATACGTTCAACCGCAAAAATGACCGTTGAAATCTGGATGACGTTCCATGCGCGTGGTTTGCGAATGAAAAAGTTGTAGATTATATTGGGCAGCAAGAGCGCGTAGAGCATTGCGAATACAATGGATGGGCCCAAGTCGTCTGAAATTGGAATACCACCAACTGGACGAGAAACCCACGCTTTTTGCACGTTCTCCGACATTGTTATGCAAGAAAGATTTAGGGGAGTAAAGTAGGTTATTATCTGTCAGCCAAACTGAAGTCCCTTTGATACGTGGATCCCCCTGATGTTATCGGCGTGCTGCCGAGCTGTGCTCGGTCTGCATCCCAATGAGGAAGCCCTATCACTGATGGCTGCGTTGCACAGTTTTCCATCACGACTCGTGAactcttccattcatccagCGGCGAATCTAGTCCAGCTGCTCACACAGCTAGATTAGAACTAACTATCCTGGATATCCGCAGTAAGTAAAATTGATGCAGTGTTCTCTCCCCAATTTTCGATAACTGGACCGTAAATCTATATAGCGAAAGTATCAAGCCGAATAGAAGTAATGACTCTGTTAGACCTTGACCAGACGAGATCTCTCCGACATTCAGCATGGCTCAACGCTCCATAGCCTTCGATTTCAAATTTCAAATAGCCAAGGTTACCCAAGTACAGTAACACGCGAAAGTAAAATAACATCGCAACCTATCCATGTCTAACAAACAATTGCATTGGATCGACCACCTCTTGACTCTGAAGGCGAAAGGAGAACCGTGATTGGGCACGTTCCTCCGGAACTAACGATTACAGAATTCCAAAGTATCCGTGATAACACGGTTGGATTTACTACGATATAAATCTATCGTAGAATTGCTGCTATCGAACAAGGGTCTGTGTGACCCGTAGTGTCACCGGGGGTGATAATTGACGCTGTGGTTTCCTGGTACCATAGGAAATTACACAACCCCACCTAGTCACCTCTATAGCTCCTCGAGCTTCGACGTTTATTCTAGCGCTTATAATGACCGGACATCATTTACTAAGATTCCCGCGCCCCTCCCTCAGTTAGTTGATTAATTGATTAATAACGTGCCATATATGCGTAACCAACGCCACTTAATAGAGAGTTTGCGAAATGGTTTTTGAATAACCACTCTAATCAAGTCTAATGTGGAGTattacatgagtagagccaGAACTTCATGTACCCATCGAAGAGGTTTGGAATAGaaataatatatatatattataTATGCGTGTATGCATACCTGACCGTCGTCAGATATCAACAGGGGCGAGGGATCCGGTACGGAGCGCATGGATGAGGAGCACCGAGACGCTAGCAGAACGTTGGTGGGTGGCCAAGCCTGACGATAGTCGAGCAAGGCTGGGGGGCGGGAGCAATGAAAAACAGCAGGAATGGTGATTCACGAGACAGGGAGTAGAGGAGATCGGACGGTATGTGGGAGAAACAAGAAAGTAAAAAGTGCGACGAGGGATCGAATACGCTATGGAAGTATGGATGGTTGATTGGGCATAATCgacaatcacgtgactgtcTACCTGGGAGGGCCCCCACGCCTAACTCTGGGCTCGTTACCATTGCCCTATGAAGGGCCCTGCTTCGAAACGGGCTCTTTTCGAATAATTTGACAAGTAATTCTTAAACCCCTATCACGTAGCTCGCTTACAGACAACTGTGGAACTAATGTCCAAACTAAAACAGATGTAATGATTATTACTGTCCTTCTTCCACAGAGAGTCGACTAACCATAATTGCAGGTGTGTATCATGTACCACAAATAGGATTACTCCGGTCACGGTGAGTCTCCTTCCCAAATATCGGCTAATCTATATGTATTGATGTTGATTTATTATAGATCGGATAACTGCGGACCAGGACCTACCGAAAGAACTCTCAGCCTCTTATCACCATCTTCTGCAGTTATAATTAGCCGACCGCAACAATCAGAAGAGCCGGGTCCCAGATAACGTCAATTATCATATAGACACCAAAATACCGCAGCCCCAAAGTTCCCAATAGTGTAACAGCTTCAAGTAGGTCCGAGCATCATGAGTTTAACAGGGCTGAAATCTGGGCTGTAGAGACATTCAGTCGGTAGTGAATTTCTAGCTATCGGCTCTTGGTCAATATGGCATACCACAAGCTCGCTGTGAATCAATGAATAACATATTGCTCGCTGTTCGCGT carries:
- a CDS encoding mRNA-capping enzyme; amino-acid sequence: MSENVQKAWVSRPVGGIPISDDLGPSIVFAMLYALLLPNIIYNFFIRKPRAWNVIQISTVIFAVERIAWCIIRAVQAAHPERRSSGGLMNYVQVTVALGFVGISSEAVKLLRCTLVNTTLPETVHPKTGELQDSSIDTFVSFSSLLSWEQLFLA